In Corynebacterium nuruki S6-4, the following proteins share a genomic window:
- the pknB gene encoding Stk1 family PASTA domain-containing Ser/Thr kinase produces the protein MSLSNTTLDGRYLLGPVIGTGGMSDVYAATDQLLGRDVAVKMMRADLARDPTFLERFRREAQNAAKLNHHAIVAVYDTGQTDEASGSVPYIVMERVHGETLREIVQDSGAMPLEEASRVMAEVCRALAFSHEAGIIHRDIKPANIMITNTGAVKVMDFGIARALTDSTSAMTQTSAVIGTAQYLSPEQARGKSADNRSDLYAAGCVYYEIVTGRPPFTGESPFSVAFQHVQDNPEPPSTYLRLDDRRALALDAVTLTAMAKDPGDRYDTALEMADDLQRVADGRTPLAAAAWAETTDFSSQGGGHEAATTVLPVATGAAGGAAAGAAAAGAAGAGQPPLPPQPTPQPAAPDPAASDDARHRQRRWTTVLWSVILVALLGLGGYFVYNAVRGDDHSGEASVAEQVRVPDVANKSQAEAEDLLKKAGFRVSTRDQPDAEVPRGTAVGTDPAANSSVPKGSDVTLLVSSGKEITDVPDLTGMTTSRAEKALSDAGLKLKSQVAEESSSDVPAGQIISQNPAQGTQVSKGTEVAITVSSGSEQVRVPTVTGQTVDEARANLEGAGFTVEVNQVDSTQPTGRVLSASDEGSRVPKGSTVTLTVSKGNQIQLPDVTGKQFSDVFGALRAAGWEGSQSDIRREDVNQIDPLAVDKVVGQSPSAGATVGKRDQITVRVNVLGVDLPRP, from the coding sequence ATGAGCCTGAGCAACACCACGCTCGACGGGCGTTACCTGCTCGGACCCGTCATCGGGACCGGCGGCATGTCCGACGTCTATGCCGCGACCGACCAGCTGCTCGGCCGCGACGTCGCCGTGAAGATGATGCGCGCCGACCTCGCCCGCGACCCCACCTTCCTGGAACGGTTCCGGCGCGAGGCGCAGAACGCCGCCAAGCTGAACCACCACGCGATCGTCGCCGTGTACGACACCGGTCAGACCGACGAGGCCAGCGGCTCGGTGCCGTACATCGTCATGGAGCGGGTCCACGGCGAAACCCTCCGGGAGATCGTGCAGGACTCGGGTGCCATGCCGCTCGAGGAGGCGAGCCGCGTCATGGCGGAGGTGTGCCGGGCGCTGGCGTTCTCCCACGAGGCCGGCATCATCCACCGGGACATCAAGCCCGCGAACATCATGATCACCAACACCGGTGCGGTGAAGGTGATGGACTTCGGCATCGCCCGCGCCCTCACGGACTCCACCTCCGCGATGACGCAGACCTCCGCGGTCATCGGCACCGCCCAGTACCTGTCGCCCGAGCAGGCCCGCGGCAAGTCCGCCGACAACCGCTCCGACCTCTACGCCGCCGGCTGTGTGTACTACGAAATCGTCACCGGACGGCCGCCGTTCACCGGCGAGTCACCGTTCTCGGTCGCCTTCCAGCACGTGCAGGACAATCCCGAGCCCCCGTCGACCTATCTCCGGCTCGACGACCGGCGGGCCCTCGCACTCGACGCGGTCACCCTCACCGCCATGGCCAAGGACCCCGGCGACCGGTACGACACGGCACTGGAGATGGCCGACGACCTGCAGCGGGTGGCCGACGGTCGGACGCCGCTCGCCGCGGCGGCCTGGGCCGAGACCACCGACTTCAGCTCCCAGGGTGGTGGCCATGAAGCCGCGACCACCGTCCTGCCCGTCGCGACCGGCGCCGCCGGTGGTGCCGCAGCCGGAGCAGCCGCCGCCGGGGCCGCCGGGGCGGGTCAGCCGCCGCTGCCGCCGCAGCCGACGCCGCAGCCCGCCGCACCGGACCCCGCGGCGTCCGACGACGCCCGTCACCGGCAGCGCCGGTGGACGACCGTGCTCTGGTCCGTCATCCTCGTCGCCCTGCTGGGACTCGGCGGGTACTTCGTCTACAACGCCGTCCGCGGCGACGACCACAGCGGCGAAGCCTCCGTGGCCGAACAGGTCCGCGTCCCCGATGTCGCGAACAAGTCCCAGGCGGAGGCGGAGGACCTGCTGAAGAAGGCCGGTTTCCGGGTCTCCACACGCGACCAGCCGGACGCCGAGGTGCCGCGCGGCACCGCCGTCGGTACCGACCCCGCGGCGAATTCCTCCGTCCCCAAGGGGTCGGACGTCACCCTGCTGGTCTCCTCCGGCAAGGAGATCACCGACGTCCCCGACCTCACCGGGATGACGACCTCGCGCGCCGAGAAGGCGCTGTCGGACGCCGGGCTCAAGCTCAAGTCCCAGGTCGCCGAGGAGTCGAGTTCCGATGTGCCCGCCGGGCAGATCATCTCGCAGAACCCCGCCCAGGGCACCCAGGTCTCGAAGGGCACCGAGGTGGCCATCACGGTCTCCAGCGGCTCCGAGCAGGTGCGGGTGCCGACCGTGACCGGTCAGACCGTCGATGAGGCGCGGGCGAACCTCGAGGGCGCCGGCTTCACCGTCGAGGTCAACCAGGTCGATTCCACCCAGCCCACCGGCCGGGTGCTGTCCGCCAGCGACGAGGGGTCCCGGGTGCCGAAGGGTTCCACGGTCACGCTGACCGTCTCGAAGGGCAACCAGATCCAGCTGCCCGACGTCACCGGTAAGCAGTTCAGCGATGTCTTCGGTGCACTGCGCGCCGCCGGCTGGGAGGGCTCCCAGTCCGACATCCGCCGCGAGGACGTCAACCAGATCGACCCGTTGGCCGTGGACAAGGTCGTCGGGCAGAGCCCGTCGGCCGGTGCCACCGTCGGCAAGCGCGACCAGATCACCGTGCGGGTGAACGTGCTGGGCGTCGATCTGCCCCGGCCGTGA
- a CDS encoding DDE-type integrase/transposase/recombinase: MAWAAGNSVDYAFATAWDAGIMIASKRSWWRIAGDLDQATRPVAPTRGTGTSKKRPTPVVVATGPNQVWSWDITDLKSPYARKTFKAYSVIDIYSRMIIAWRVADREDKSLVNEMFSQAIEAYGPPGVVHADNGTVMKSNDLKNLLSDHGVQMSHNRPYVSNDNPYSESEFRTMKYRPDYPGVFDSLEDARTFLRSYVPWYNTCHKHSGVALFSPQDVFDGTWKTKHQRRDDALQRYFDRHPERFRGRPRTRKPAEVVGINHRQEATV, translated from the coding sequence TTGGCCTGGGCGGCCGGCAATTCGGTGGACTACGCGTTCGCCACCGCGTGGGACGCCGGGATCATGATCGCGTCGAAGCGGTCCTGGTGGCGCATCGCCGGTGACCTGGACCAGGCCACCCGCCCGGTTGCCCCGACGAGGGGCACCGGCACGTCGAAGAAGCGGCCCACACCGGTGGTGGTCGCCACCGGCCCGAACCAGGTGTGGAGTTGGGACATCACGGATCTGAAGTCGCCGTACGCCCGGAAGACGTTCAAAGCGTACTCGGTGATCGACATCTACTCGCGGATGATCATCGCCTGGCGGGTCGCCGACCGCGAGGACAAGTCTCTGGTCAACGAGATGTTCTCCCAGGCGATCGAGGCCTACGGACCTCCCGGGGTCGTGCACGCTGACAACGGGACGGTGATGAAGTCCAACGACCTGAAGAACCTGCTCAGTGACCATGGTGTGCAGATGAGTCACAACCGGCCGTACGTGTCCAACGACAATCCGTACTCCGAGTCAGAGTTCCGAACGATGAAGTACCGGCCGGACTACCCGGGCGTCTTCGACTCACTCGAGGATGCCCGGACGTTCCTGCGGTCGTATGTGCCCTGGTACAACACCTGCCACAAGCACTCGGGAGTTGCGTTGTTCAGCCCGCAGGATGTCTTCGACGGGACGTGGAAGACCAAACACCAGCGCCGGGATGATGCACTGCAACGCTACTTCGACCGGCATCCGGAGCGGTTCCGTGGCAGGCCGAGGACCCGGAAGCCGGCGGAGGTCGTCGGCATCAATCACAGGCAGGAAGCAACGGTTTAG
- a CDS encoding DUF4236 domain-containing protein, producing MGIYFRNRQKTGKDSWINYSGSGASMSRRFGPVTVNSRGTYSIKLPGGMNIRGNFKKKR from the coding sequence ATGGGCATATACTTCCGCAACCGCCAGAAGACCGGCAAGGATTCCTGGATCAACTACTCGGGCTCCGGCGCCTCGATGTCGCGGCGCTTCGGCCCCGTGACGGTGAACTCCCGTGGCACCTACTCCATCAAGCTCCCCGGCGGCATGAACATCCGCGGGAATTTCAAGAAGAAGCGCTGA
- a CDS encoding LysR family transcriptional regulator, whose product MLNLHRLTLLRELDRRGTLAEVARVLNYSPSAISHQLAQLEKEAGVRLLEPVGRRVKLTTAAERLVEHTNEVLAVLDLAEAELAASTPTVGGVLRVTAFHSALVSILPTALTLLGGRHPELRVEVYERAIPDAFDGLAAHLYDLVLGDQWPDEPDPVPAGMERQELFADPLLLALPASWPDHGTPEDLSALADAPWAIDPEYLPGGRWVRHMLARHGVVPRVLADTDDPLLQAHLVRTGHAAAVIPSLLVGPFLDETRALPLPGDPARRLYTAVREGQTGHPAVRAFRAALASAARRESPDL is encoded by the coding sequence ATGCTGAACCTTCATCGCCTCACGCTGCTGCGTGAACTCGACCGTCGCGGGACGCTCGCCGAGGTCGCGCGCGTGCTCAACTACTCCCCCTCCGCGATCTCCCACCAGCTGGCACAGCTGGAGAAGGAGGCCGGCGTCCGGCTGCTGGAACCGGTGGGCCGCCGGGTGAAACTCACCACCGCCGCCGAGCGGCTCGTCGAGCACACCAACGAGGTCCTCGCCGTCCTCGACCTCGCCGAGGCTGAACTGGCGGCCTCCACCCCCACGGTCGGCGGGGTGCTGCGTGTCACCGCCTTCCACTCGGCGCTGGTCTCGATCCTGCCGACCGCCCTCACCCTGCTCGGCGGACGCCACCCCGAGCTGCGCGTGGAGGTCTACGAACGCGCCATCCCGGACGCCTTCGACGGGCTCGCCGCCCACCTTTACGACCTGGTCCTCGGCGACCAGTGGCCCGATGAGCCGGATCCGGTGCCGGCCGGGATGGAACGCCAGGAGCTGTTCGCCGACCCGCTCCTGCTCGCCCTGCCGGCGTCCTGGCCCGACCACGGGACGCCGGAGGACCTGTCGGCGCTGGCGGACGCCCCCTGGGCGATCGACCCCGAATACCTCCCCGGCGGCCGGTGGGTACGGCACATGCTCGCCAGACACGGGGTGGTGCCGCGGGTCCTCGCGGACACCGACGATCCGCTGCTGCAGGCGCACCTGGTGCGCACCGGGCATGCGGCGGCGGTCATCCCCTCCCTGCTCGTCGGCCCCTTCCTCGACGAGACCCGGGCGCTGCCGCTGCCCGGCGATCCGGCGCGGCGGCTGTACACCGCCGTGCGGGAGGGGCAGACCGGCCACCCCGCGGTGCGCGCGTTCCGCGCGGCGCTGGCGTCCGCCGCCCGGCGCGAGTCGCCGGACCTGTGA
- a CDS encoding serine/threonine-protein kinase has product MSDNDSVNGTNGETGETQAFGVPDAVAGGSGDRNAHDPGRMQRVLDTHYGAGRFRTGKVIGRGGMSTVWLAYDTGEQRDVAVKVLKPELTDDPEFRARFRAEAEAAETIRSEHVVATYDYGEQANVDGTGMTYCFIVMEYIQGESLADILARERTLPEVMALDLITQAALGLQAIHERRLVHRDIKPGNLMVTADGVVKVTDFGIAKAASAVPLTRTGMVVGTAQYVSPEQAQGHDVGPSSDVYSLGVVGYEMLAGRRPFAGESTVSVALKHISAPVPEIPGEVSAPMRRLISVCLRKNPAARYADGAELAAATVPVHDGQMPPEPRSGVGPATDPRSPQAPQTQLAPGTTAVPAAAGAAAAGSGRLGRVTDRSNMGPAPRDRRRGRTQQAQQGRPAPKKSGSPALWAWAGGLILVAALAVVVWMLVSGDHDGGSAPATETHTVTNDVPVQQDPGYGSTPGNGSGTGTGGANTPTSPDEGTGEESPTPTTPPETSPEPSPSPNPSPKPSPSPNPLPDPSDIGGALDDLLGGNGNTAMPDPTGGTGHGTGGATTTDKEA; this is encoded by the coding sequence ATGAGTGACAACGACAGCGTGAACGGTACGAACGGAGAGACCGGAGAGACACAGGCTTTCGGGGTTCCGGACGCCGTCGCCGGGGGCTCCGGTGACCGCAACGCACACGACCCGGGGCGGATGCAGCGCGTCCTCGACACCCACTACGGTGCCGGACGGTTCCGGACCGGGAAGGTCATCGGACGCGGCGGCATGTCCACCGTGTGGCTCGCCTACGACACCGGCGAGCAGCGCGATGTCGCGGTGAAGGTCCTCAAGCCCGAGCTCACCGACGACCCGGAGTTCCGGGCCCGGTTCCGGGCGGAGGCGGAGGCCGCGGAGACGATCCGCTCCGAGCATGTCGTCGCCACCTACGACTACGGCGAGCAGGCCAACGTCGACGGCACCGGGATGACCTACTGCTTCATCGTCATGGAGTACATCCAGGGCGAGTCGCTGGCGGACATCCTCGCCCGCGAGCGCACCCTGCCGGAGGTCATGGCACTGGACCTCATCACGCAGGCCGCACTGGGTCTGCAGGCGATCCACGAGCGACGGCTCGTGCACCGCGACATCAAACCCGGAAACCTCATGGTCACCGCCGACGGGGTGGTGAAGGTCACCGACTTCGGCATCGCCAAGGCGGCGTCCGCCGTCCCCCTGACGCGCACCGGCATGGTCGTCGGCACCGCCCAGTACGTGTCCCCGGAGCAGGCCCAGGGCCACGACGTGGGGCCGTCGAGCGACGTGTACTCGCTCGGTGTGGTCGGCTACGAGATGCTGGCGGGACGCCGTCCCTTCGCCGGCGAGTCCACCGTCTCGGTGGCGCTGAAGCACATCAGCGCCCCGGTCCCGGAGATCCCGGGGGAGGTCTCCGCGCCGATGCGCCGCCTGATCAGCGTGTGCCTGCGCAAGAACCCGGCGGCACGCTACGCCGACGGCGCCGAGCTCGCCGCCGCCACGGTGCCGGTGCACGACGGCCAGATGCCGCCCGAGCCCCGGTCGGGCGTCGGCCCGGCCACTGATCCGCGCAGTCCGCAGGCCCCGCAGACGCAGCTCGCCCCGGGCACGACCGCGGTGCCTGCGGCGGCGGGGGCGGCGGCCGCCGGGTCCGGGCGCCTCGGCCGGGTCACCGACCGGTCGAACATGGGTCCGGCGCCGCGCGACCGGCGACGGGGCAGGACACAGCAGGCACAGCAGGGTCGGCCGGCGCCGAAGAAGTCGGGCAGTCCCGCGCTGTGGGCGTGGGCCGGTGGCCTGATCCTCGTCGCCGCACTGGCCGTGGTGGTCTGGATGCTCGTCTCCGGTGACCACGACGGTGGTTCCGCACCGGCGACGGAGACCCACACCGTCACCAACGACGTGCCGGTCCAGCAGGACCCCGGCTACGGCAGCACCCCGGGCAACGGAAGCGGTACCGGTACCGGCGGGGCGAACACGCCCACCAGTCCGGACGAGGGCACCGGGGAGGAGTCGCCGACCCCGACGACCCCGCCGGAGACCTCCCCGGAACCGTCGCCGTCGCCGAACCCGTCGCCGAAACCGTCGCCGTCGCCGAACCCGCTGCCGGATCCCTCCGACATCGGCGGCGCCCTCGACGATCTGCTCGGCGGGAACGGCAACACGGCCATGCCCGACCCCACCGGCGGCACCGGACACGGCACCGGCGGCGCGACGACCACGGACAAGGAAGCGTGA
- a CDS encoding HAD family hydrolase, with translation MDTPRPWTDLPDDAAEGAAPDLKLVVLDMDGTLLDGDDRVPAAFWDLLPVMRERGIIVVPASGRQYATLRGMFADHGITTFLAENGTLVVHEGSVVSTSPVDGAAVDRIIDITRTAETDRNIGLVLCGPRGAYVEREDEAFLAEAGRYYAELSVVPNLHAVPEVHEGGAGTVLKCAVYDFDSAAQAAPALFTGGGPGVADLREGADGAPGHQVVVSGKNWIDIMNATANKGRALRQLQMSLGVPRSATAVFGDYLNDLEMMAEGDWSFAMDNGHPAVQRAANFIAPRNTEEGVVQVLRRLLGV, from the coding sequence ATGGACACTCCCCGCCCGTGGACCGACCTGCCCGACGATGCCGCCGAAGGTGCCGCCCCGGACCTGAAACTCGTGGTCCTGGACATGGACGGCACGCTGCTCGACGGCGACGACCGGGTCCCGGCCGCGTTCTGGGACCTGCTGCCGGTGATGCGGGAGCGGGGGATCATCGTCGTCCCGGCGTCCGGACGCCAGTACGCGACGCTGCGCGGCATGTTCGCCGACCACGGCATCACCACCTTCCTCGCCGAGAACGGCACGCTGGTGGTGCACGAGGGGTCGGTGGTCTCCACCTCGCCAGTGGACGGGGCGGCGGTGGACCGGATCATCGACATCACCCGCACCGCGGAGACCGACCGGAACATCGGGCTGGTGCTGTGCGGCCCGCGCGGCGCCTACGTGGAGCGGGAGGACGAGGCCTTCCTCGCCGAGGCAGGACGCTACTACGCGGAGCTGTCGGTGGTGCCGAACCTGCATGCGGTGCCCGAGGTGCATGAGGGTGGGGCGGGCACCGTGCTCAAATGTGCGGTCTACGACTTCGACTCGGCGGCGCAGGCCGCCCCGGCCCTGTTCACCGGTGGTGGCCCGGGCGTGGCCGACCTGCGGGAGGGGGCGGACGGCGCACCGGGGCACCAGGTGGTGGTCTCCGGGAAGAACTGGATCGACATCATGAACGCCACGGCGAACAAGGGGCGTGCCCTGCGCCAGCTGCAGATGTCGCTGGGCGTCCCGCGGTCGGCGACGGCGGTGTTCGGCGACTACCTCAACGACCTGGAGATGATGGCGGAGGGCGACTGGTCGTTCGCGATGGACAACGGGCATCCGGCGGTGCAGCGGGCGGCGAACTTCATCGCCCCGCGGAACACCGAGGAGGGTGTGGTGCAGGTGCTGCGCCGGCTGCTGGGGGTGTGA
- a CDS encoding peptidylprolyl isomerase produces MSVQKTATAVLHTNLGDISIDLYGDQAPQTVANFVGLATGDKEKAPYTTENASGTTEGPFYDGAIFHRIIDGFMIQGGDPTGTGRGGPGYQFADEFHPELQFDRPFLLAMANAGPGTNGSQFFITVAPTPHLNNHHTIFGEVTDMDSKKVAAKLGRVATGRMDRPVEDVVINSIDITE; encoded by the coding sequence ATGAGCGTCCAGAAGACTGCGACCGCGGTTCTGCACACGAACCTCGGCGACATCAGCATTGACCTGTACGGTGACCAGGCCCCGCAGACGGTGGCGAACTTCGTCGGTCTCGCCACCGGCGACAAGGAGAAGGCCCCGTACACCACCGAGAACGCCTCCGGCACGACCGAGGGCCCGTTCTACGACGGTGCGATCTTCCACCGCATCATCGACGGCTTCATGATCCAGGGCGGCGACCCGACCGGCACCGGCCGGGGCGGCCCCGGCTACCAGTTCGCCGACGAGTTCCACCCGGAGCTGCAGTTCGACCGGCCGTTCCTGCTGGCCATGGCGAACGCCGGCCCCGGCACCAACGGCTCGCAGTTCTTCATCACCGTCGCGCCGACCCCGCACCTGAACAACCACCACACCATCTTCGGTGAGGTCACCGACATGGACTCGAAGAAGGTCGCCGCGAAGCTCGGCCGCGTCGCCACCGGTCGGATGGACCGTCCGGTCGAGGATGTCGTCATCAACTCGATCGACATCACCGAGTAA
- the crgA gene encoding cell division protein CrgA produces MPKSRISDNLDAQSGSTSSAADRRTPVKLNATGTPRWYIVLMLGLMLLGLAWLVVNYIAGDKIPFMQDLDAWNYLIGFGLFIVGLLMTMGWK; encoded by the coding sequence ATGCCGAAGTCGAGGATCTCCGACAACCTGGACGCGCAGTCCGGCAGCACCTCCTCCGCCGCCGACCGCCGCACCCCGGTCAAACTCAACGCCACCGGCACCCCGCGCTGGTACATCGTGCTCATGCTCGGGCTGATGCTGCTGGGTCTGGCCTGGCTCGTGGTCAACTACATCGCCGGCGACAAGATCCCCTTCATGCAGGATCTGGACGCCTGGAACTACCTCATCGGATTCGGCCTGTTCATCGTCGGCCTGCTCATGACCATGGGTTGGAAGTAG
- a CDS encoding anthranilate synthase component II — protein MRILVIDNYDSFVYNLVQYLGELGEDCTVWRNDAAELGAPDTAGTALDTALSGFDAILLSPGPGEPAAAGRMPEVISWAVDHRVPLFGVCLGHQAIALHFGGDVIRAGELFHGKTSPVVHDGTGVLAGIPSPFTVARYHSLTVARDSLPDELVVTGEAPSGMIMSMRHRELPVHSVQFHPESVMTEHGHRILANWLAVAGRPVDESQIAALEARHAEAQQSTAAVLS, from the coding sequence ATGCGCATCCTCGTCATCGACAACTACGACAGTTTCGTCTACAACCTCGTGCAGTACCTCGGGGAACTCGGCGAGGACTGTACGGTGTGGCGCAACGATGCCGCTGAACTGGGTGCCCCGGACACGGCCGGCACGGCACTCGACACGGCCCTGTCCGGCTTCGACGCGATCCTGCTCTCCCCGGGACCCGGCGAGCCCGCCGCCGCCGGCCGGATGCCCGAGGTCATCTCCTGGGCGGTCGACCACCGCGTCCCGCTGTTCGGCGTCTGTCTCGGCCACCAGGCCATCGCCCTGCACTTCGGCGGGGACGTCATCCGCGCCGGCGAACTGTTCCACGGCAAGACCAGCCCGGTCGTCCATGACGGGACCGGCGTGCTCGCCGGGATCCCCTCCCCGTTCACCGTCGCCCGCTACCACTCACTGACCGTCGCCCGCGACAGTCTGCCCGACGAACTCGTCGTCACCGGTGAAGCCCCCTCGGGCATGATCATGTCGATGCGGCACCGGGAACTGCCGGTGCACTCGGTGCAGTTCCACCCCGAGTCCGTCATGACCGAGCACGGTCACCGGATCCTTGCGAACTGGCTGGCGGTGGCCGGACGCCCCGTCGACGAGTCACAGATCGCCGCCCTCGAGGCCCGGCACGCCGAGGCCCAGCAGTCCACCGCCGCAGTGCTCAGCTGA
- a CDS encoding flavin-containing monooxygenase, which produces MADPTTATTTAPATNTTTPTNVTNTATAPNAASADTPTTADRPTPAADPLDLLIVGAGIGGIDLAHHVLRDFPGWNWEIIDSNTDIGGTWATFTYPGIRSDSDMASFALPYRPWEGKHTLGQGAEIRSYLRDAAREDGVLQRIRLNTWVKSVNFDTASGLWEVTTVPAHDHGPDDRPDAPAANREETVIRTRRLHLATGYYDHRNGYLPHYEGQEDFTGTLVHAQAWDPARQGDLRGKRIVVIGSGATAVTVVPALAELGARVTMLQRTPTWVAALPDFDTITTIWTHLVPNRRLAHKIARANHIVRDMSQWYIARYTPFLFRWFLHGIQRRWLTPEQIRRDFTPPYAPWDQRVCKAPEGDIFAAVKAGTAEVVTATIDRFVPEGVRLTDGRVLPADTVISATGLQLQMFGGASVHVDGHAVDVSRLVAYRGVLLSGLPNISFTVGYLNQSWTTRADLTARYLVRLWHHMVDHGEPLAAPRVPGPEVERRELLDFEAGYVRRGRHLTPRQGDRSPWRYRQDYLAEWPELSRGDVTDEMTFGADAASAATSVAASTAGSVATSGTATTSTASAG; this is translated from the coding sequence ATGGCCGACCCCACCACAGCCACCACCACTGCACCAGCCACCAACACCACCACACCCACCAACGTGACCAACACCGCCACAGCCCCCAACGCCGCCTCAGCCGACACACCCACCACCGCCGACCGGCCCACCCCGGCCGCGGACCCGCTCGACCTCCTCATCGTCGGCGCCGGTATCGGCGGCATCGACCTGGCCCACCACGTCCTCCGGGACTTCCCCGGCTGGAACTGGGAGATCATCGACTCGAACACCGACATCGGCGGCACCTGGGCGACCTTCACCTACCCGGGTATCCGCTCGGACTCGGACATGGCGTCCTTCGCGCTGCCGTACCGGCCGTGGGAGGGGAAGCACACTCTCGGCCAGGGTGCCGAGATCCGCAGCTACCTCCGCGACGCGGCACGTGAGGACGGCGTCCTGCAGCGGATCCGGCTGAACACCTGGGTGAAGTCCGTGAACTTCGACACGGCGTCCGGGCTGTGGGAGGTGACCACCGTGCCCGCCCACGACCACGGTCCCGACGACCGGCCGGACGCCCCGGCGGCGAACCGTGAGGAGACCGTCATCCGCACCCGACGGCTGCACCTCGCCACCGGCTACTACGACCACCGCAACGGATACCTGCCGCACTACGAGGGCCAGGAGGACTTCACCGGCACCCTCGTCCACGCCCAGGCGTGGGACCCCGCCCGGCAGGGCGACCTGCGGGGGAAGCGGATCGTCGTCATCGGGTCGGGGGCGACGGCGGTGACCGTGGTGCCCGCACTCGCCGAGCTGGGCGCCCGGGTCACCATGCTGCAGCGCACCCCGACCTGGGTCGCCGCCCTCCCGGACTTCGACACGATCACCACGATCTGGACGCACCTGGTGCCGAACCGCCGACTCGCGCACAAGATCGCCCGGGCGAACCACATCGTGCGCGACATGTCGCAGTGGTACATCGCGCGGTACACACCGTTCCTGTTCCGCTGGTTCCTCCACGGCATCCAGCGCCGTTGGCTGACGCCCGAGCAGATCAGACGTGATTTCACCCCGCCCTACGCCCCCTGGGACCAGCGGGTGTGCAAGGCACCGGAGGGTGACATCTTCGCCGCGGTGAAGGCGGGAACGGCGGAGGTCGTCACCGCGACGATCGACCGGTTCGTGCCGGAGGGGGTACGGCTCACCGACGGCCGGGTGCTGCCGGCGGACACGGTGATCTCCGCGACGGGCCTGCAGCTGCAGATGTTCGGAGGGGCGTCGGTGCACGTCGACGGGCATGCGGTGGACGTGTCCCGGCTGGTGGCGTACCGGGGTGTGCTGCTGTCGGGGCTGCCGAACATCAGCTTCACGGTCGGCTACCTCAACCAGTCGTGGACGACACGGGCGGATCTCACCGCCCGCTACCTGGTGCGGCTGTGGCACCACATGGTGGACCACGGGGAGCCGCTCGCGGCGCCGCGGGTGCCGGGGCCGGAGGTGGAACGCCGGGAACTGCTGGACTTCGAGGCCGGGTACGTCCGGCGCGGCCGGCACCTCACCCCGCGGCAGGGTGACCGGTCGCCCTGGCGCTACCGGCAGGACTACCTGGCGGAGTGGCCGGAGCTCTCCCGCGGGGACGTGACCGACGAGATGACCTTCGGGGCGGACGCCGCGTCAGCTGCCACATCAGTCGCCGCGTCAACCGCCGGCTCGGTCGCCACGTCAGGCACTGCAACCACCTCGACCGCGTCGGCGGGCTGA
- a CDS encoding rhomboid family intramembrane serine protease has protein sequence MTAAQSGRLDDPVGTGPHFGSPLAWDLMMVRSEVTGHGEWWRLATSALVHLNLVHLLMNMLVIGLVGQMLERTWGTATLAVAMVVCAAGGGAAALWLDPATAMGGASTVAYGLFAMLVGDALYRGTDVRAPLILIAVNLVYSMTGGVSLAGHLGGLVSGAVVVLVLWLRDRLRRRPGAERDARRGGGTPGSTSNPWS, from the coding sequence GTGACCGCAGCCCAGTCCGGACGCCTCGACGACCCGGTCGGCACCGGACCGCACTTCGGCAGCCCGCTGGCCTGGGATCTCATGATGGTCAGGTCCGAGGTCACCGGCCACGGTGAGTGGTGGCGGCTCGCGACGAGCGCACTGGTGCACCTCAATCTCGTGCACCTGCTGATGAACATGCTGGTCATCGGCCTGGTCGGCCAGATGCTCGAGCGCACCTGGGGTACCGCGACCCTGGCGGTCGCGATGGTGGTGTGCGCCGCCGGCGGTGGTGCCGCCGCCCTGTGGCTCGACCCGGCGACGGCGATGGGCGGGGCCTCGACCGTCGCCTACGGCCTGTTCGCCATGCTCGTGGGGGACGCCCTCTACCGGGGCACGGACGTGCGCGCCCCGCTGATCCTCATCGCGGTGAACCTCGTGTACTCGATGACCGGCGGGGTGTCGCTGGCCGGCCATCTCGGCGGGCTGGTCTCCGGAGCGGTCGTCGTGCTGGTGCTGTGGCTGCGGGACCGGCTGCGGCGGCGTCCCGGTGCGGAGCGGGACGCCCGACGGGGTGGGGGAACCCCCGGGTCTACTTCCAACCCATGGTCATGA